The following is a genomic window from Ignisphaera cupida.
ACAGCTAAGTCGATGTGAAGACCATTGTCAAAACCCTCAACCAAAAGAATATCGGAATGATAAGCAGTTAGAAGAATTGCCATAGTTCTTCTCTCCCCATAGCTTAGTTCTGCAACTCTAACCCACTTGCCATTGGTAAATGCATAACCATTAACAACATGGTCTATGCCTAGCAACATTCTAATGCTTGGCACAATCTCTTCAAAAACATGTGGATTTCTTGTTAGCACATTCCACTCTTTCTGATCCCAAACATCTGACAATGCAATAGAGATGCGTTCACCATTCACATTAATACCATATACATCAAAATCTGGTATTGTGTAAACCGAGACTGCATCACCTTGAACAACACCAACTCTTTTAACATTGAGATTTGTCCAGAAACTTTCTAAGCAATGTAATATAACATCTATACTCCTACCACCAACCTCACCTAAACCAACATTGCAATAGTATTCACCATTTCTATAACCAATACTCTTGCCGTTGTAGGATATCTGTATAAATGTTTGCTCGTGTAATGTAAGAAAAGGTTTTAGATTTGCAGCTTTAGAACCATTCATCAAAGCTAGTATCGCATGTATGATACTTGATTTGCCACTGCCGTTGGGACCATACAAAATGTTGATGTTTCCAACATCAAAATGTGTTTCAGCATCTTTAACAACTCTAAAGTTTTTAATGCTTACAAAGAACTTCATGTGTGGAACTCACCTCACAGTTTCATGCTCTAATTCTTTGCATTTTTCCTTGTATACTACATCCAATTTAATTTAAGATTTTTATATTTCTTATGTTTAGATAGTTTTTGTGGTTTGAATGTCTCAACAAACTTTCTCTAAACACCACATGCTGCTGTTCATAAGAGCTCTTACACCACTTCATGTTGGGGCTGGTAGAGGGGTTTCAATTCATGTTGATTTACCTCTTCAAAGAGATGAGTTTGACTTTCCAACGATATGGGCAAGTAGCCTCAAAGGTGCTTTAAGAGCTAATGTTCCAGATTCGAATCTGAGAAAGGTGTTGTTTGGTCCTGAGCCTAGAAGCGGTGAGTTGGAGTCTTCACCTGTGTCAATAACAGATGCTAGGCTATTGCTTATACCTGCCAGAATTCTCACAGGTGTGTGGTCATATGCTACATCTCCCCACATGTTATCACAACTAAACACACTTCTCTCAACAATGAACAAAGGCATTGTCTCTGTTCCCAGGCTTCAACAGGGAAAGGCTGTTGTGAGTAAAAAGGATCTTTTGCTAAGAGATGCTAGAGGTAGGGAGTATGTTACTGTTAATGAGATTAGTTTTGAAGCTGTTGCTGGAGGAGATGAAACGCTTAAAACACTTGGAAATGTGTTGCCAGATGAGCTTAGGAAGCTTGTTGAGGAAAAGGGGCTGATAGTAATACCAGATGAGCACTCAAGAATGATAGTCAATAGAAGTCTTGTGATACAGTATAGGGTTAGGCTGAAAAACGAAACGAAAACTGTTGAGGAGGGGCCCTGGAGTGAAGAGTATCTACCATCAGAAACAATAATGGCTTCACTTATTATTTGCAAGGATGGAAAAATGAGGAAAGAGGGTTCTGGAGAAAGCAAAGTTGAGAAGATAAGCTCAGCTGAAGTATGTAACATGCTGAGAAACAGTTTTAGAGAATTGAACTACACAATTTATGTTGGAGGCAAGGAAACAATTGGCAAAGGCCTTGTTAAACTATATTTCATGTGAGGTGCATCAAAAATGGTTGTCACAGTTAAAAGCGATGTTATTAAGATGCTTGTTGATTGTTTTGAGCAACTAACAACAGCGTTTCAGGATGAAGAGGGAAAGGATAAACTTGCAAGTCTCAGAACTAGAGCTAGAGACATGCCATCAGAACTTGTCTCAAAAAGCTTAGCCTATGTCATAACACTCTGTGCTGCAAGAGGTGATAAAGATGTTATTGAGAAGAGCTTGTATGTGAATAGCTGCTCCGATCTACTCACCAAACTTAGTAGTGATATCAGGAATTTGAAGAAGGAGGAATTTGGTTATTCACTATATGCAATTCTTTTGCTGCTTAGCTTAAAGAACTTGGGTTTGATAAGCGGAGGCAGGTTATCGGATATTATAAAAGGTTCTTTGGATAATCCAATAATTGACTCCACAAGCTACATTGTAATGGACTGGATCAAGAGATTAGCTGAAGCCTATATTAAAAAGTAGGGAGTAACACATGACCAAAATAGTAATTGAAGTTACAAACACAACTCCAATGCTTGTTGGGTGGCACGATCCTGAATTAGTTGATCCAATGGGTTTGAGGGCAACAGAGGTTAAGGGTATTTGGAGGTGGTGGGCAAGAGCCGTTGTTGCAGGCGCTCTCTACGATAAAAACATGTTGATTGGGGAAAGAGGTGAAGATGCTGTTAGAAGACCATTACCAAATGAGATTCATGCTATTAATTGTCTTGTTGGCAAGGTGATGGGCCTAGGCTATACTGGGGAGCGTGAAGCTGAGCAAGCAAGGCTTCATCTATATGTTGAAAAGGTTGGTGTGTTGGAACCTAGAGTTGTAACTGGTGATGGTCTTGGGTATCAGAGGCTGAGGCTTCTGAGTCTTGGAAGAAAACGTCATCAGTATATCGACACAGGCTCTAGATTTAGAATTGAAGTAGATATTGTGAGACGCGAATATGCTGATGCTGAGGATCTAGCTCTGAAAATACTTGTATTGTCTTTGCAGCTTATGGGCATCGGCAAAGGCTCTAGAAAAGGTCTTGGATCACTAGATGTTACATACACCAATCTCTCAATACCTTCTAGTCTAGCAGATCTTGTTGAGGAGATATACAGAGGTGTGAGCCATTTGGTGGATAAGTATGGTTATAGCGAATGCAAAGCACAGCAAAAAAGCGTAAGAAAGGGTTTGCCACCAATACCAGCACTCTCCAGAGATCAGTACAACAGGTTTAACATAGCGCAAATACATGTTGTTAGAAATGTTGATTTGGGTAAATTCATTGAGATACACAACTTTTTTGTTAGATCAGAAAGGTGTCGAAAGCTCTATGGAAATCCGGTGTGCGAAGATAAGCTCAGAAAGTCTTTGCATGCCTGGGTTCTTGGATTGCCACGTAGTCAAAGAGGTACAGGCTATTCCAGTGAGGATTTTGAGAGAAGAGCTTCGCCAATGTTTATAAGCTATCATGAAAAAGGTAATAGGCTTGGACAAGGAGTTTTTGTAACCATGCTTGCATCAGGTGATTGGCCTCGGAAAATTGAATGGGCTGGCGCAGGTTCTCAAATGCTTGTTATTGATGAAGGTGATGTGGTTAATGCTATGGCTAATGCATTGAACGAGTTTAGAGAGTATGTCGATAAGCTGAAGCTTCAAATGAATAGGGTGTGGCCGTGGTGAAACCT
Proteins encoded in this region:
- a CDS encoding AAA family ATPase, which produces MKFFVSIKNFRVVKDAETHFDVGNINILYGPNGSGKSSIIHAILALMNGSKAANLKPFLTLHEQTFIQISYNGKSIGYRNGEYYCNVGLGEVGGRSIDVILHCLESFWTNLNVKRVGVVQGDAVSVYTIPDFDVYGINVNGERISIALSDVWDQKEWNVLTRNPHVFEEIVPSIRMLLGIDHVVNGYAFTNGKWVRVAELSYGERRTMAILLTAYHSDILLVEGFDNGLHIDLAVDILDTLKSWGKTAIVETHTGLLVGAGLKHEWNIYYVYNGKVEKTTRENIRSSELLRKETSIYQSIYT
- the cmr4 gene encoding type III-B CRISPR module RAMP protein Cmr4, producing MSQQTFSKHHMLLFIRALTPLHVGAGRGVSIHVDLPLQRDEFDFPTIWASSLKGALRANVPDSNLRKVLFGPEPRSGELESSPVSITDARLLLIPARILTGVWSYATSPHMLSQLNTLLSTMNKGIVSVPRLQQGKAVVSKKDLLLRDARGREYVTVNEISFEAVAGGDETLKTLGNVLPDELRKLVEEKGLIVIPDEHSRMIVNRSLVIQYRVRLKNETKTVEEGPWSEEYLPSETIMASLIICKDGKMRKEGSGESKVEKISSAEVCNMLRNSFRELNYTIYVGGKETIGKGLVKLYFM
- a CDS encoding RAMP superfamily CRISPR-associated protein, with amino-acid sequence MTKIVIEVTNTTPMLVGWHDPELVDPMGLRATEVKGIWRWWARAVVAGALYDKNMLIGERGEDAVRRPLPNEIHAINCLVGKVMGLGYTGEREAEQARLHLYVEKVGVLEPRVVTGDGLGYQRLRLLSLGRKRHQYIDTGSRFRIEVDIVRREYADAEDLALKILVLSLQLMGIGKGSRKGLGSLDVTYTNLSIPSSLADLVEEIYRGVSHLVDKYGYSECKAQQKSVRKGLPPIPALSRDQYNRFNIAQIHVVRNVDLGKFIEIHNFFVRSERCRKLYGNPVCEDKLRKSLHAWVLGLPRSQRGTGYSSEDFERRASPMFISYHEKGNRLGQGVFVTMLASGDWPRKIEWAGAGSQMLVIDEGDVVNAMANALNEFREYVDKLKLQMNRVWPW